Proteins from a genomic interval of Lolium perenne isolate Kyuss_39 chromosome 1, Kyuss_2.0, whole genome shotgun sequence:
- the LOC127297556 gene encoding uncharacterized protein, whose product MDGVVATRCVQALRFGGSASLLSSSRASSASSSWWMGGAASRGSHWRRIHRPSRDGGWWRPSSRWWGAPVACNARRPTGTPVLRLEELQGRGRGGAGWRRGLGRRWPIGGAAAMGDLKLSELSFKLKKTVGHGWQERRQPCLLFRVLQQRRQLQKQPEDSSNCCGVSGAR is encoded by the exons ATGGATGGAGTGGTGGCGACCAGGTGTGTGCAAGCTCTGCGGTTCGGAGGCAGCGCCTCCCTCCTATCCTCCTCCCGAGCatcctccgcctcctctagctggTGGATGGGTGGAGCTGCAAGTAGAGGAAGCCACTGGCGGCGGATCCATCGGCCTTCAAGGGATGGAGGTTGGTGGAGGCCGTCGAGCCGGTGGTGGGGAGCACCAGTGGCTTGCAACGCGCGCCGACCGACAGGGACGCCTGTTCTCCGCCTTGAGGAGCTGCAGGGCAGAGGAAGGGGCGGCGCTGGGTGGAGGAGGGGCTTGGGGCGGCGCTGGCCAATTGGAGGAGCTGCAGCCATGGGAG ACTTGAAACTATCTGAGTTGTCATTTAAATTGAAGAAGACTGTCGGACATGGCTGGCAAGAGCGGAGGCAGCCGTGCCTCCTCTTCCGTGTCCTGCAACAGCGACGTCAG CTGCAAAAACAGCCCGAAGATTCGAGTAATTGCTGCGGTGTAAGCGGTGCTCGGTAG